A genomic stretch from Microtus pennsylvanicus isolate mMicPen1 chromosome 9, mMicPen1.hap1, whole genome shotgun sequence includes:
- the Pgls gene encoding 6-phosphogluconolactonase, translated as MAESAPGLISVFSSPQELGASLAQLVAQRAASCLEGNRGRFALGLSGGSLVSMLARDLPAAVSPTGPDSFARWTLGFCDERLVPFEHAESTYGLYRTHLLSKLPIPDSQVLTVNPALPVEDAAEDYAGKLRQAFQGDTVPVFDLLILGVGPDGHTCSLFPGHPLLQEQEKIVAPISDSPKPPPQRVTLTLPVLNAAQSIIFVATGEGKAAVLKRILEDKDSSLPATMVQPRTGALCWFLDEAAARLLSVPFEKHSTL; from the exons ATGGCCGAGTCCGCGCCTGGTCTCATCTCGGTCTTCTCCAGCCCGCAGGAGTTGGGCGCGTCGCTGGCGCAGCTGGTAGCGCAGCGGGCCGCGAGCTGCCTGGAAGGGAACCGTGGCCGCTTCGCGCTCGGCCTGTCGGGCGGCAGCCTGGTCTCCATGCTGGCCCGGGACCTGCCCGCCGCCGTCTCTCCCACCGGGCCCGACAGCTTCGCGCGCTGGACGCTCGGCTTCTGCGACGAGCGCCTCGTGCCCTTTGAGCACGCCGAGAGCACGTACGGCCTCTACCGG ACACACCTGCTCTCAAAGCTGCCCATCCCAGACAGCCAGGTCCTCACTGTCAATCCTGCCTTGCCCGTGGAGGACGCTGCAGAGGACTATGccgggaagctgaggcag GCCTTCCAAGGAGACACTGTCCCCGTGTTTGACCTGCTGATCCTGGGGGTGGGCCCTGACGGCCACACATGCTCGCTCTTCCCTGGTCATCCCCTCCTACAG GAGCAAGAGAAGATTGTGGCTCCCATCAGTGACTCCCCAAAACCACCACCGCAGAGGGTGACCCTGACGCTCCCTGTGCTGAATGCAGCCCAGAGTATCATCTTCGTGGCCACAGGGGAAGGCAAGGCAGCTGTGCTGAAG CGCATCCTGGAGGACAAAGACAGCTCGCTGCCGGCCACCATGGTGCAGCCGCGCACGGGCGCCCTCTGCTGGTTCCTGGACGAGGCGGCCGCACGATTGCTGTCGGTGCCCTTCGAGAAGCATTCCACGCTGTAG